Within Triticum dicoccoides isolate Atlit2015 ecotype Zavitan chromosome 1B, WEW_v2.0, whole genome shotgun sequence, the genomic segment TCCTTTTCTCCTTTCCGCAATCATAATGCCTTTTTGTTTACGTACTGTCAATTTTTCTGTATTTGAGTGCACAACCAGTCAGATAAAGTGCCTGCCTATCTCAAATTTTGGTTATATCTGTTTATAGAGAGACAGCTTTGTTACCTCAACTTGACCATGCACTATCATCTATTAGCAGCCCATTGAAAAGGTCATGATGAACTGCATTAGGCGCATTACCCGGTACTAGCCAATCAGGACTACAGTAGACGGATATAGCATTGCTCGTTTTGTACCATCTACCTTAAGGTTACCCCACGATCAACAGAGAAGAAGACAACTAGCTGATTCTATTTTGAAGTACGTATTAGGCAACACACAactgtttttttttgtgtgtgtgaaaacacaaACAAGTGTTTTTGTTCAACCTTTCGAAAAGATTAAGCCGCATTTGCACTAACTCTGTCAAATACGGAACTCATCCAGGGCGTCAGTTGTGGGTCGAAAAAAACGGTGGATATCTCGAGGTTAGGTAAGCTGTTCTATTCATAGCATGTCCAGATTACAGGCTGGTAGCTTTGTAGGGATCCATTGGCCATAGGGATTCATAGCTGTGGGTTCCTCCTTGTTTCTTTCTCCCTCGTTTTGGACACGCTCATTCCAGGATTAGCTCGTTATCTGAAACCAACAGCCATCACATTTTCAATGCTGACACTGACACCTGGGGGCATTGGTTCCAGTCCCTCTTTTCTCTCTGTCCGGTCAAGTCTGTTCAGACTTCAGACGATCCGCAAGATACACGCAGAGAATGTGCAGACTCTAGACGATCTTCTGCATGTGGAGAACATTTGTGCCCTGTTGACGGTCTAAAACAACACGAAATCTACTAGATCTGTCTAACGGATAGCTGGACGTCAAAGACATGTGGCCAAGGAAAGGTGAGCTGAAACAGCAATGCAGTTCCGAGCTGGACCCATGATCTTCTTATCCGGTTCCGTGCCTTGGAGCCCCACATGAGATGTTCTTCTTCCTTGGGGGAGAGGACTTGCTCCCACGAGCTAGCGTGTCGACCTTTTTGGGGGTTGCATGTGGCGGTGAGAAGAGATGGTATCCTTGAGCTGCACGCCTGGACCTGGTTGTGCCTGGGCTTGGTGCTCTGCTGATGTCTTTTCTCTTATTTTGGAGTGCAAGCCATTTTCCCATTTCACATCTGGAATTACCACCAAGAAGTTGCACAATTCCTCACCGTGAGATTGGAATGATTTTACGGAACCTTGACAAGGTATTCAGCGGCTTGTTAAAAATGGGCGGAGCAGGTTCAGGTTCAGGCCCCATACATTTAGTTGATGGACTGTAGGATTGTTTATGTACAAGTATTGCGCTGTTAGTCGATTCTAGCCGGGCTTTCAAGGCTAGTTTACCTGTTCTTAGCAGTGCCCACTGATGCTCCAACTTGGACTTGCATTTGGCACGCTTTAGGTTGCTTCCAAGTGATACCAACCCTGTCTCCTGAAAACAAACCTTTGAGAGCAGTTCCTGCTAGCTTTATGATATGCATCCTTTGTTACTTATTATACACATATGTTGCTTTACATCATGAATCTTATACAATCTTTTTGCGCGCAAAGCAATCTTTACCGTGTGTAGTGTGTAGTGTTTAGTTACCACAAAATGCTTAACTTGTAGTACAACCGACCAATTGGGCACACTAACTTGATAGACCAACCGATttgctaagtactccctccgtactaATTTCCCCAACTACAAGTATTTCGGTACAGAGGTAGTAGATGGATTGCCATTGTTCATCTTCACCATGCATGTAATGATGCCATGGCCGGCCGAGTATATGTAGCCGTCGATCACTGAATGCGTGGGCCTTGTGTGTGATTAATCGAAGCATTATGTTAGCAGAAGATGTACTCTACGTGTCCACGCATGGGGCCGGCCCGATCACGGATCACCTGAGCCGTGTTCGCCGTGCGTCTGAACAGAGCTCCGTGCGTCGACGCCGTGTGAGGTCCCACGACACGCCCCCTACACCGGTACACGCATCATCCGGCCTCCACAATACATATCCAAAACAAAAGCACCGACCCGGAGACGCTGTGTCGTGCATGCAGAGGAGGCGGAGGGTCGTGGAGCAGGGAACTGCTTGGCTGCTTCTGATGCCGATTATTAGCCCCCGTTTCACATTGCAGCCGCCATGTGTGGGGTATTTTCGCGGTGCGCCGCACATGCTTCACGGAGACAAAAGCAGCAGCGGCGGTGGCGATGGGACTGGAATCGGTGGCGACGCAACTGCGATACGCTATGCGCCGTATCACGTGCCTTTGCTTGCACCGCGTTATCTTCTCTCCTTAATCAAGAGGCTTGGTTAACCTTAAAGAGGAGTAAAGTACCAGAAACACCGGAATCTGTGTAAGGGTCAGTTCTTTTGGCAGCTTAAAAATAAGCCGCCTCCTCTTCAGCTTTTCTCATAAGTTGCCTCTCTTATTCATTGGGTTTCCATCATGGTATATCTAATTTAAAAGTCTTAACAAATTTAGAAGACGGTTTATTTTTTAAACTGGGGAGAAGCAACTTACTCCCTCCGTACGGaattacttgtcattaaaatggatgaaaattgatgtatctagaactaaaatacatctagatacatccatttcaatgacaagtattttcggacggagggagtattttttaagCCGCTCCATAGATAGATGATGTGTTTGGAAGCTGGCCTGATAGATGATTAGCCTGTTGCACGTTTTTGCCGTTTAACTTGCTTTTGCAATAACGGGTTGAGATGCTTTAACCATGGTAATTTCTTCATAACAAACCGTAAATGTTAAAAGCTTGCTGTAGTAGTAAACATTTCATCTGTGATACAATGGTAGCATACATGTTTGTAAAGCGATGGAAAAATTCATGGAAATGGTAAAAATTAACACATTACTGTACAATTTGAAAATTTGTCCAAGGAAATTGAAATCCATTGTTTTAAATGTATTGCAGGAGGAGCAGCATGTGCAGTAGCTTTGCAAACTTGCAGTAAAAAGAAATGTCTGGAGTGTTTGATAGTAACAGTTCCTTGTTGCGCAAGTCGGACAGCGGGGCGGAAGCCAGAGAGACAGCGTTGCAGCTGGACCAATCAGCGCGCGGCGCCAAGAAGGAACTTGAGAGAGTTTGTTGCTCTCCATCACCCACCCACCACCTCCTCTCTCCTCTATATAAACCGGCACGCGCCCTGGCGCCAGCGATGTCATTCTCACCACGCGAGACGGTGGCGAGCCCGGGCGGGTGCGGCAAGGAGTCGTGCCCCTTCTGCGAGATGTCGAGGCAGCACGCGGCCGGGTGCGCGCGGCGGCTGCCCAAGCGGATCATCCTGGTGCGGCACGGCGAGAGCCAGGGGAACCTCGACATGTCGGCCTACTCCACCACCCCGGACTACCGCATCCCGCTCACGCCGCGCGGGGTCGAGCAGGCGCGCGCCGCCGGCCGGGGCATCCTCGACGTCGTCTCCTCCGGGGGCCCCGACGCCAACTGGAAGGTCTACTTCTACGTCTCCCCCTACGAGCGCACCCGGGCCACCCTGCGCGGGATCGGCGCCGCCTTCCCGCGCGACCGCATCATCGGAGCCCGCGAGGAGTGCCGCGTCCGCGAGCAGGACTTCGGCAACTTCCAGGTCGAGGAGCGGATGCGCGCCATCAAGGAGACCCGCGAGCGGTTCGGCCGCTTCTTCTTCCGCTTCCCCGAGGGCGAGTCCGCTGCCGACGTCTTCGACCGCGTCGCCAGTAAGCCCCCCTGCCCGCTCCGATTCCCCTCCCTTCCGATTCGATCGTCGGTTTTCTCCTCTCCGCTTCCGATCG encodes:
- the LOC119324126 gene encoding phosphoglycerate mutase-like protein AT74H, giving the protein MSGVFDSNSSLLRKSDSGAEARETALQLDQSARGAKKELERVCCSPSPTHHLLSPLYKPARALAPAMSFSPRETVASPGGCGKESCPFCEMSRQHAAGCARRLPKRIILVRHGESQGNLDMSAYSTTPDYRIPLTPRGVEQARAAGRGILDVVSSGGPDANWKVYFYVSPYERTRATLRGIGAAFPRDRIIGAREECRVREQDFGNFQVEERMRAIKETRERFGRFFFRFPEGESAADVFDRVASFLESLWRDIDNGRLDPSTTCETNLVIVSHGLTSRVFMMKWFKWTVEQFERLNNFENCEFRVMQLGPGGEYSLLMHHTKEELEEWGLSPEMITDQQWRASANRRSWSEECSSFMATFFDNWIDPPEEGEGDDKRQEQDDGKIKSLE